The DNA region GTGCAGCCAGTCagcatgttagcattagcttccTGTCTTAAACTGAAGGAGGTAAGTGACACACAACGCTAAGATGATCAGTCGGAACTCTAGTGGTGTTTTAAACCGAGCAGGTCACGGTGGTCGTGGTGTCGACAGGCCGAAGACAACGAGGTCAGCTAGCCCCTCTGCCTTTGTCTGCCCAGCACAACAGTTGCTAAAAGGAGTTGGCTAATGCTAGCTGTGTTAGCAAGGCGCCGGAGACAGTGACTCTTGTATTCTCACGGCTAGCCGCAACTAAGCTTAACACCGGATGAAGTGCAACACACTCCAAATATCATGACACAGGATGTCAAGCTGAAATAACATGGTTCCACTCGGGGACACACACCGTGGAGCTAGCTAGACCCATCGTTAGCTCGATGCTAGCCCGCTAACAAGAGGCCTCGCTCACCAGCTAGGCAACTTCACAAAGAGTTAACTCAGGAAACACCAAGTTGAAAAAACTATTTGTTAACTTTATTGAAGTCAAATGTAACAGTCAGAGATCTTAATAAACCATAAAGTGATAGCGTTGTCTCTTTTTAAATGTAGCTAACATGTGAtggctgagctgcagaaacTTAAGCGGTACTTTCTCTAAGCTAGTAACCGGTAACGAGCTAGGAATAAGTTTGAAGAACAGGAAAATCTCCCGCAAACTTGTTatgttaatttgtttatttccattCACACGTTTTGTTTATGCTTTATCACAAGTCCTGAAGCTGCCTTCTTCtctctagatagatagatagatagatacattaCTTCATTCATTCCCGAAGGGAAAtgaagtcgtcatagcagccggtatatttgaatacaataaaatacaatacaatcaaataaaaaatattgaggtagaaagaataaaaacagaaacacaagataaataggtagataaggtgcagtggcaagatgatggtaatgttattgttagacagtatataaaaatagtacagtatatatagtatatatcataatatatatttatatatgatagtaatagtaattataccaatataataataataatggcagcaacagtatatataataataaaagtaattataataataacatgtacacatgtataaatatgtgtatatagacttaaaGAATATACATAACGGTAGCTGTCTGTTTCGTCACCATTTTATGAAGAAAACACGTTCTTGCCAGGTTAAAGTAAATGTTACAGATACACGTGAGAACACCAAACAGCATTAAAGACGCTTGGCTCAGCAGATGTGAACAACAAAGGGTCTGTCCAGTTCCCCCTTGACAAAAGCTATACTTCACCAATGAGCTCTTAAATCCCTGTATTGAAGCATGTGTGCTCAGTCACTTTGTTCCCGAGCTTTTAAAGAATCACTCTGGCCTCCTGCCATGATGCAACATGTCTAATCATTTTAACCGCAGATGCATGGATTTCATTTTTCTGGGGTTGACTCATTCCCTGCTTTTCCTTCTAGGACAAGGAGGAACCCGAGACCACTGCAGAGAGCACAGAGGACACTAATCATGACCCTCAATTTGAGCCCATCGTTTCCCTTCCTGAGCAGGATGTGAAAACATtagaagaggacgaggaggaactCTTCAAAATGTATGCTGCTTCAATAGTCGTCCTTTATTTCTTTGCATGTAAATCGTCACATTTTGCTGGCCAGCATCTGACTGCTCTACTGGTGTCTTCACTTGAAGTATCACACGGATAActatgctgtttgttttttactcagGCGGGCCAAACTTTATCGTTTTGCCTCAGAGAACGACCCTCCAGagtggaaggagagaggaaccGGTGACGTCAAGCtgctgaaacacaaagagagaggcaCAATCCGCCTCCTGATGAGGAGAGACCGGACCTTGAAGATCTGTGCCAATCATCAGAGTGAGTCGAGTCTCCaaatttaataatattattcTTTAATTCCATCCTAGAGAATAATATTTATAGGAAGCAAACAAACTATCACCTTTTATAacattaatttataaaaaaaaactgtttcctTCCACAGTAAAGTCGCAAGTTTTCTAAAGCACATATTATGTTGGCTATGCTAATGTCATTGGACCGTTTACAAATCCACTGCGCTCACCAATTCaccaacatttttatatttctgacaTGAGTGCAATAATAATTGgcctgtttttaatttaattagtaATCTTGCATTACACTTTCATGACTAGCCTATGCAGACTCACTCTGTTCTTTgctgcttcctccagcctcGAACTTTTGCTGACTGCTACATGAACATGCAGAATCTAACAGTTCACTGTTTTTTACTAAAAGGCTGGTGTATGTTTGCTCTGCTACATTACAATTCAGATTTTCACAGCTGAattactattttttttaaactgagagCAGATGTTTTCTTAAGACAATGAGTTGAAATGCAAAATAACAAGCGTGCTGAAGATGTGCAACTGACCTGTGTTCAAATTTTCTAGCTCTTCGctcatttcactgttttacacCATAAAAATCGATTACTTTATCAAGAAATGTGCAAACtatgcaaataaaacatttcaaaactgaAATGGCTGTGTAAAACTATAGTATATGACCATATATATTAACACTGTTGTCCTTGTGAACTGTAGTCATACCTGTGATGGAACTGAAGCCCAACGCTGGCAGTGACCGGGCCTGGGTGTGGAACACACCAGCAGATTATGCTGACGAATGCCCTAAACCTGAACTCCTGGCAATACGCTTTTTAAATGCAGAAAGTAAGTGCTATACATATAATCCAATGTAACAGTCAGGAGGTTTCCCAAACTGTGTATAATTTAGATTCTCTTGATCACACTACAGAGTAACTTTGGGAAAAAGTATTGCTGCTTATTGATACCATCAATT from Limanda limanda chromosome 5, fLimLim1.1, whole genome shotgun sequence includes:
- the ranbp1 gene encoding ran-specific GTPase-activating protein — translated: MADTKDKEEPETTAESTEDTNHDPQFEPIVSLPEQDVKTLEEDEEELFKMRAKLYRFASENDPPEWKERGTGDVKLLKHKERGTIRLLMRRDRTLKICANHQIIPVMELKPNAGSDRAWVWNTPADYADECPKPELLAIRFLNAENAQKFRVKFEECKDEVRKNLEESGNSDSANKVAEKLEELSVKEKSPEDKKKGDQKETEKKEDEKKEDEKKEVKAEEKN